A region from the Benincasa hispida cultivar B227 chromosome 12, ASM972705v1, whole genome shotgun sequence genome encodes:
- the LOC120067339 gene encoding VAN3-binding protein, translating into MEKGHCSSWKFSSIHGLKNMEEDEEMKMVSSLPSIPQPQTPQEPMEFLARSWSLSASEITKALAQKQKQLYIERSPITIPEAIVAPQLPEKIVSSVHAWRVGSFGKWFHFPHKEAGNSIVKKKDRARIENARVHSAMSVAALAAALAAVAAAENSGGSDSKMGTALASATEILASHCIEMAEFAGADHERVSSVIRSAVDVRCPGDLMTLTAAAATALRGEAAFRSRLPKEGRKIASVSPYDRIMAQNHWATAFNGHMEEQELPCVGELLQFTQKGTLRWKEVSVYINKKSQVIASIKSKHVGGTFSKKNKCVVYGLCDETSSWPYERKRDISNEIYFGIKTAQGLLEFKCKNKIHKQSWVQGIQSLLHRANCIETTRRSLQILSFSESI; encoded by the exons atggaaaagggTCACTGTTCAAGTTGGAAATTTAGCTCAATTCATGGGTTAAAAAATATGGAGGAAGATGAGGAGATGAAAATGGTGTCGTCTTTGCCTTCAATTCCTCAGCCTCAAACTCCACAAGAGCCTATGGAGTTCCTGGCAAGGTCTTGGAGTCTATCAGCTTCTGAGATTACAAAAGCTCTTGCTCAAAAGCAAAAGCAACTTTACATTGAAAGGAGCCCCATCACAATTCCTGAGGCCATTGTTGCCCCACAACTT CCAGAAAAGATTGTGAGTTCTGTCCATGCTTGGAGGGTAGGATCATTTGGAAAATGGTTTCACTTTCCCCACAAGGAGGCTGGCAATAGTATTGTCAAAAAGAAGGATAGAGCAAGAATTGAAAATGCTAGAGTTCATTCTGCTATGTCTGTGGCTGCACTTGCTGCAGCCTTGGCTGCTGTGGCGGCAGCAGAGAACTCTGGTGGCTCTGATTCGAAAATGGGTACGGCTCTGGCCTCAGCTACTGAGATTTTGGCATCTCATTGCATAGAAATGGCTGAATTTGCTGGCGCGGACCATGAGCGTGTCAGTTCGGTTATCAGATCGGCAGTTGATGTTCGGTGTCCGGGTGACCTCATGACTTTAACAGCTGCAGCTGCCACAG CTTTGCGAGGAGAAGCCGCTTTCCGGTCAAGATTACCAAAGGAAGGCCGGAAAATTGCTTCTGTGAGTCCTTATGATAGGATAATGGCTCAGAATCATTGGGCTACAGCTTTTAATGGTCATATGGAGGAGCAGGAACTTCCCTGTGTGGGTGAATTACTGCAGTTTACACAGAAAG GAACCCTGAGATGGAAGGAGGTCTCTGTCTACATCAACAAGAAATCTCAG GTTATAGCATCAATTAAAAGTAAGCATGTTGGAGGGACCTTTTCCAAGAAAAACAAAT GTGTTGTTTACGGGCTCTGTGACGAAACGTCTTCATGGCCAtatgaaagaaagagagatatCTCAAACGAGATCTATTTCGGCATAAAAACTGCACAAGGTCTTCTAGAGTTCAAGTGCAAGAACAAGATCCATAAGCAGAGCTGGGTTCAAGGGATTCAAAGTCTTCTTCATCGAGCTAACTGCATTGAAACAACGAGAAGGTCTTTGCAGATTTTGAGTTTCAGTGAGAGTATATAA